ATGATTATTTTCCCAACTATAAATatactttaattaaaggtagttTACATTTGTCTGTGAACTGAATCTCAAGAAAATACCTGGAAGGGTGCTGAATTGCGTACGAGGTAGCCAGATAGCCCCCCAAACTGTGCCCCAACAGGATCATATTATCCAGACCAACTGCCTGCCTCCACTGTTCAATGGAGTTTACAAACTGCTCCTCTGCCTTAGCAGCATCTGAGGGGAAGTTAGGCCTCGAACTCCTGCCAAAGCCCAAAAGGTCAAAGGCGTAGACGGTCCGTGAGCGACTCAGTGCATCTAGGTTCCTAATCCACAGCCCAACCCCTCCTCCAAAGCCATGAACCATCACCAGGGGAGTCTTAGGTGCTGGGGGaaaaacaggaacaggaagacatcaatctcctgatagctgtCTTTTAATGTAAACTCTAAACTGTAAACTCGCTTTCACACCTATTTCCTTCCTGCAAAAACTATGCAAGAGCTCAATACCTTGTTCTGCAGATTTGGGAGTCCTCTTGTTGGTCAGAGAGAGAGTCCATATTCGGTCCTGGTTTGGGAGGGTCACAAACCTGGCCCATAAATCATTCTTAACACCTGTTGAGAGCAGGAATGCAGCAGTAAACTACATTTTCTAATCAACACTCTGTGGTTACATAATCAGCCAGCATACTGTCCGTCAACACAGTCTTACAGGCAAGAATCTTAGACTCTGTAGTCTTCAACAGGGACATGGAGGTTGGACACCAGGAGGGCCACCAGCTCCAGACTGAACTTGACCTATTCAAAGTAAAGTGGAATGAGAGGCATCTAAAGAATGAAGAAATTGTTGATAGCGCAGGAAGTGTTTAGCACATGCTGAATGCGTAATATCAATGCTTCTGGCACAAGTCCGGGGTTAGAGCCAGTTTAGCTAATGCTATCATTATTTGCAtagtgtgcacacacacacacacacacactcagagagagagagagaaagaaagagagagagagacactaACAACTAAGAGTCACATTTCAAAGCTATCATGCTGTAAATCACGTTAAGTCACACACCCCTtgcaatgaaaaagtaatgaatgaATGGCTTTGCTAAAGTCTTCATACGCCTTGACCTTGTTCATACTTTTTCATGGTTTCCAGTTccgatgtattttattgagattttatatgatagactgACACAAACTAACAATTTTAAAGGTGGAAGTCAATGGATTAATTGCCTTCAAAATATTCtacaaaatataaatctgaaaaatgagGCCTGGGTTTCTATTTATTGCCCCATTACTCTGACAGCTGAATAAAAGGctttggaggagttgcagagatacTGTACATGGCTTAGTTGCACGACTGTGTCCAAAGGACAACTATTAATTGTCCACTCCACGAAACTTGCAGAAGATTGCTAATAAGAGCTATGAGAAGAAAGAAAGCTACGAGAAGTCCCCTTTGCGGTTTGCCATAGGCCctgtagggaacacagcaaacatatgggAGAGGGTGCTCTAAAAACACAAGACCAAAACTTGTAGGTCCTATAaggtgtggtggaaaactaacatgtACACCCTAAACAAGCCATTCCCATTGTGAAACAAGGTGGTAGCATACAGTGGGGAGGTTTTTCTTCAGACGGGACAGGGATGCCAGTCAGAAGATGCAACGAGATAAATACTGGGCAATGtaggaagaaaacctattagaggcAGACCTGATCATGGAGTTAGacaaggttttatttttctttggaaGAATTGCTGAAAATCatatatattttccttccactacatAACTATacattactttgtgttaatcTTTCACATAAAGCACAAAAAATATATGCATGGTGAAAACGTTTAAAGGGTTTAAATGCTTTACCAAAGGCACTGTGCATATCCCAAAAGTCTGTTACTAATTATTAGTATGTTATAACAAGGCAGTACACTAAGCATCTCAcctgcttgttttattttccaaactgaaacaaaaagagtGATTAAATTGAACTAAAGTGAGCTCAGTTATCAGCCTGATAAACCTGGTGGATAAATGGGTCAGCATATCTACATACATCTTTACCTTTATTTCACTTTCATAATTTCTGCTGTGAAGATAGAAAATTGGGGAAAAAAGGGTAAAGGCGATAAACAGAGAATGCTAGATATAACATCTGATAATGCAGGAGGAAATCCAAGGCAAATAAACAATGCAGTCACTGGAGATTAGTGTCACTAACCTCTGCTCCCCTTTATTCACCCAGCTGCAACATCTAAAGGCGTGTTTGCTTGGACAGTACCTTTTAACCACAATTAATAATCGAATACCACCCACGTAGGGTCCTGGTTACTCATCATAACCTTGACATCAGTTTATATTTGCTGCAACCTTTATATAACATCTAAGTAACATCAGGCAGTATAGCTAAATTAAGTTTTCAGCTTAtgtaatacatacatacagtaaATAACCCATGGAAAGCCAAAGTTTTGAATCCACACTGTGAAACACTTCCTACCACCATGGCACACCTCTCTTTAATTTAGATTCCTTCGTGACATCAACAGCCGCTTTGACAAATCAATTTTTCAGAAGTTTACCTAATGTGAAGAATGACGTAAGAAGCGGAGAGGTACTGTTAAAGGTACCCGAAGTTACTCACTCTGACTCACAATCGTTCTGCATGGGAGCTGGAGCAGGATCCATTGGCTGTTACATTCAGATCAAACGAAGTCACAGGTGAATTATCACACGTCTTCTCTTAAATTACATTAAGTCCTGTCTGCTTGTTTGCCTTTACATATATGTTTTGTAACCAGTGAATTCTCACGTCATCTGACCGGGTACAAAGATCGTCTCTTGAACATTAATCTGCACACGCAAATAATTATATTCTGTCTCGTATTTATTCGTGTCAATTCGTGAAGACCTCTTAGATTAAACAGAAATGGAATAAATCACacagttttcaatgtttttacttATCAATAACGCACATGGTGACATgaagtgagaaaataaaaacaatgtaaaaaaaacaaacattttataacacgttttaaattataatttgcaGTTGTGGGTGTCagatatgtatttatataaaatatataccAGAGGAAAGATCGTATTTATATTAGCTAATTTAAAGCgttaaaaaaagtaaatcaaCTAAATTCTTGTTGAATTTTTATTGGAGCAGAACATCTTTCTTCTATTTTCACCTCTCCGCTCTACGTCGAACAATAAATACGTAGAAGACGTAGAAGACGCATAATTGGCTTCATCACCCCGTAGAGAGGATACGTCAGCGCGTAAATTGTGAGTGGCAAGTTCGCCTTAGAAACTAATGCAAGCTCACATGAAAAGTGGGATTTCTGAAAATAGAAACATGTGAtgataaaaatgtgttaatttttATACTGATAGTTGTGACCACAGAGGctgtaaatcaaaataaaaagtatatcCACGACGAAACACAATGTGGTTAAAATTCATTTAAACGTACCTTAGGCTACCTCTAAAAATCCACCAAGACCCTtagttaaattcagtttaacGTACTTAATAACTAAACTGAATTTAggtttgctcttttgtttttgccaaaACTGAAAACCATTTTAGATCTTAACTGTtcattgtattatttttcagaaaataaataaatgatgattatacaaataaataaaaattaattacaAGAATCACTTCTACTTATAGAATTTGTTTAACGTATTTATATATTCACATTATTAGGAGATATACTTATTATTAATTcgtctccttcttcttcttcttgttattattattaaacaaataagaGAGATTATGCTTCCCCTCTGCTAGGATTAAGGGCTGAACCCAGACTTTGACAGTTTTATCTAGTTCAGAATGTGAACACTTTAAGATATGAAGGTCTTTACCTGATATTTAAAACCACGTGATAATGTGAAGTGTAAAGTTTTGaatgacatattttattttattatttataagcCATTGAAACAAAAATACACCTACGCATCAACAAAACTGCCACTCACAATACGGCGGTTACGTTGACGTACTAGTTGGACAATCGTAAAAACGCTCCTTGCCCGTCATTCCGAGCTACTCGgaatatatttattgtaacaCAGAGGCCGCTTCCGGTTGGTGAGGACACGTCACTGATAGAAGTGAAGAAGAGAAGCCGTTCTAACCCCCTTCAGCATCTTTTTAAATCGAAGAATCATGTCGAACTCAGTCGTGTCTGTTATTTCCCGGTTTCTGGAGGAGTACACCACCACGACGCCTAATAAGCTGAAAGTGGTGGACGCTTATCTGCTCTATATCCTGCTAACCGGAGCGATGCAGTTTCTCTACTGTCTCCTCGTTGGTACCTTTCCATTCAACAGCTTTTTGTCGGGCTTCATCTCCAGCGTGGGCTCTTTTATTCTTGGAGGTAGTTAATTCTGCAACTTGTTTTTTGTGAAGTAATCTGTCCACTGAGTATAGAAAACTTTAAGTTAACCGCTTCCAGTCAGGTTGGAGCTCTGTGGCCTCTGTTCGGGCTAACTGGCTAATAGAGCTGAAACAAACAGccgcatgtttttttttttttttgtatttgaggCATTTTAAAGAGATAAAGATACATTTACGCCTACAACCATTCACATTTAGATACACCCCATTGTACCGTTGGAGTCTGATGtatatgtttaaaaaagtgCATCTAAATGGTCAACGTAGTACTTTACACCTAACCAGTGTCAGTTTGCATCGCAACGTTCATCTTTGTGACAAATGTTGCTAATACTTTGCGTTGTATGTCCTACATACAgtgtatttcatttttcataggGCTGTGAAAAGTTGCATTACTTGTTTAGCTAATTAGCGGACCTATTTGACTTTAAGCTTCATCAACGTTAGACATAAAGATTATGATTATTCCTAAGGTACCCCCCTCTGCTCCCCTCCTtagcatttttcatattttcttttgccTCAGCCTGGAATTGACATTGATTGTTTGAAAATTTGTActattttatttacagaacatgcctacaactttaagaaaggttttattttttgggcATGCATAACTGTTCAGCCCCCAACCCACCCACCCACTCCCCTCTAAAGCTAGTATTTTGTAGAGTCATGTTTGCTGCAATTATCAGTCCCTTTGGACAAGGCGTTATgatcttcagaatcagaaaagctttattgccaagtacgtttttggacatacaaggaatttgttttggcgtagtcggtg
This genomic interval from Girardinichthys multiradiatus isolate DD_20200921_A chromosome 6, DD_fGirMul_XY1, whole genome shotgun sequence contains the following:
- the dad1 gene encoding dolichyl-diphosphooligosaccharide--protein glycosyltransferase subunit DAD1 gives rise to the protein MSNSVVSVISRFLEEYTTTTPNKLKVVDAYLLYILLTGAMQFLYCLLVGTFPFNSFLSGFISSVGSFILGVCLRIQINPQNKGDFLSISPERAFADFLFAHTVLHLVVMNFIG